CCGGGACGGTCCGGATCAGCGGTGGCAGGGTGGAGTTGCTCACCAGCTACGGCAGTGAGATCGACAGCGCTCCGGTGCAGGCCGTGCGCGCCTCCCGGCCCTGGTTCGCCCCGGAGGACCGGGCCTTCGCCGACCTCGACGGCAAGCGCTACCTGCTGACCCTCGGTGAGCGGGACCCCGCGCCGGGTGAGCCGGGTCCGCCCGCGGCTCACCGTTTCATCGAAGCGGTGCGCAGGGCGGGCGGGCATCGCGGTTGAGATGTCCGTAAGTTGCGGTGCCTCAGCCCTTGCGTCACGCTGGTCTCACGTCACTCTGGGTTTACCGGCGATAACGCTGCGAACCAGCCCGCCGGCCACGACAGCAGGCGGCGGCGTGCCGCGTGCGCCCTGCTGGATCCGAACTCCGTGTTCTTCCGGACCTCTATGTCGGGGAGTCGCAGCCGTGATCAGTCACCCAAGCAGACACTGCACGGTGGAGCTCCAAGCCCTGCCGTCGCGGATCGGCCAGGTCCGCAGAATCGTATCTGCGCAATTGCGCTACTGGCATATGGATTCCCTGATCGACCGGGCCGCGCTCGGCGTGACGGAGTTGTTGACCAACGTCCATCTGCACGCCCAGCCCGACAAGACGTGCACCGTGGAGATAGAGCTGCTGTTGGACCGGCTCACCGTCTCCGTGCGCGACCACGATCCACGCCTGCCCGTGGTGGACGACGCCGCGCCGCTCGCGACGTGCGGGCGCGGGTTGTCCATGGTGGCCTCGCTGAGCGAGAGCTGGGGTGCCCGGCCGGACGGCGAGTCCGGCAAGGTCGTCTGGTTCACGCTCCCGACGGCCACCGGCGCGCCGGTCACCGCGCCACCCGTCTCCGCCCGCCCGCCGCGGCGCCTGGTCGAGGAGGTGCCGGCCGCCGCCTTCGCTGCGGAGGTCGAGCACTCGGTCGACCTCCGCGGGTCCCAACCCGCTCCCGCCCGGTCGGCCGTTGCAGGCTGACCGGGCGGTGACCCCCCGCTGCCGCGGGCCGTGCGGTGGGTTTCCGGCGGATGGCGTGCCGACCGCAAGCGGTCCAGGTCCGGCGCCGTGCGCTGAGCGGCTGTGCGGCTGAGCGGCTGAGCGGCTGTGCGGCTGAGCGGCTGTGCGGCTGTGCGGCTGTGCGCTGAGCATCTGTGCGCCGCGTGCGGTGCCGGGTGCCAGGTGCCGGGTGCCGGCAAGGGGTCGGGCGGCGCGCCGACGGCCCGGGCGGTCGCGTCGACGTGGACGGCCGGGGTCGCCGGGTCAGGCGGCGCCGCCCTTCCCCGCCCGACCGAACTGCTCGTCCAGCACGGACAGGCGGCGCCAGTACTCGTCCTCGTCGATCTCGCCGGAGGCGAAGCGGTGACCGAGTACGGTGACGGGCGAGTTGTCCTCGACGGTGGACGGCCGCCCGGGCCCGCGGCGCCCGCGCCACACGGTGCGTCGCAGCAGGGCGACGCCGCCGACGACGACCAGCGCCCAGATCACCGGGAAGAGCAGGATCCACGGGCCGGGCCCGCCGTCGGCGAAGTGTGCCAGGGTCTGCATGTCGTCCAACTCCTCGGTGGCGATGTCCTACGTGTCGCTTCCGAGCGTCCCTCCGCCGGGGGTCCCGGTCGTCGTACGGCCGGCGTCAGTGCGCGTACCTCGCGGGGAGTACTCCACCCCCGGTTCTCCTGCTTCCCGCGCCTCGCCGGCCCTGAGCGGGTCCTGCGGGGCAACGCCGTAGGCTCGGGCGCATGTTGAGACTCGGTATCCCTGTCATCGGTGTCACGGACGTGCCCCGCGCCGTGGAGTTCTGGACCGCTGCGCTGGACCTGGTCGTCTCGGAGGAGTGGACGAGCGAGACCTGGCGGACGCTCGATCACGCCGACGGCTCGGGACGCGCTCTCGGTCTGATGCGCAGCGCCTCGCCGGCCGAGCCGCGTCCCCGCCTCCATCTGGACCTTTTCACGGACACGGAGGAGGAACAGCGGGCGGAGGTGCGGCGGCTGATCGGTCTCGGTGCCCGGACCGTCGACTGGGACCTGTACCCGCCCGACCCCGACTTCGTCGTCCTCGCCGATCCGGACGACAACATCTTCTGCGTCGTCGACCTGAGCCGCGCCCCCAGCGGCGGCAGCCGGCCGACGCCCTGACCGGACGGTCCGTCCCGCTCCCGGTCCCGGACGCCACCCGCTAGGCCGACGCGCCCAGCGGGTCGTCCAGGACCGGCTGCCAGGCCAGTTCGGCCGCGCCGACCAGGCTGTTGTGGTCCAGGCCGCAGGGCAGGATGGGCACTCCGCCGCTCTGCCCCCACAGGCTGCGGTCGGCGACGACGGCCCGCAGGCGCTCGGCGTCGGCGTCGAGCAGTGAGCGGTGGAGCCCGCCGAGGATGATGCGGTCCGGGTTGAGGATGTTCACCAGACCGGCGAGGCCCAGACCGAGGCGGTCGATGAGGGTCTCGGTGGCGGTGCGGACGGCCGGGTCGGTGTAGTGGTCGCGGATCAGGTCGTTGGACTGCTGGAGGAGGGACACCTCGGGTCCCGGCTCCCGGCCGGCCGCGGTCAGGAAGGCCAGGGGGTCGG
This region of Streptomyces ambofaciens ATCC 23877 genomic DNA includes:
- a CDS encoding VOC family protein, whose product is MLRLGIPVIGVTDVPRAVEFWTAALDLVVSEEWTSETWRTLDHADGSGRALGLMRSASPAEPRPRLHLDLFTDTEEEQRAEVRRLIGLGARTVDWDLYPPDPDFVVLADPDDNIFCVVDLSRAPSGGSRPTP
- a CDS encoding ATP-binding protein, producing the protein MISHPSRHCTVELQALPSRIGQVRRIVSAQLRYWHMDSLIDRAALGVTELLTNVHLHAQPDKTCTVEIELLLDRLTVSVRDHDPRLPVVDDAAPLATCGRGLSMVASLSESWGARPDGESGKVVWFTLPTATGAPVTAPPVSARPPRRLVEEVPAAAFAAEVEHSVDLRGSQPAPARSAVAG
- a CDS encoding SHOCT domain-containing protein, translated to MQTLAHFADGGPGPWILLFPVIWALVVVGGVALLRRTVWRGRRGPGRPSTVEDNSPVTVLGHRFASGEIDEDEYWRRLSVLDEQFGRAGKGGAA